The Mugil cephalus isolate CIBA_MC_2020 chromosome 11, CIBA_Mcephalus_1.1, whole genome shotgun sequence genome includes a window with the following:
- the LOC125016226 gene encoding transmembrane protein 238-like, translating into MAPKYDGLSHCKLVLVFAVLMDLLGVTFLLLGVFAQLEIQGQDFGDLLVYSGALLVLFSLGGWVLWYSGNIEGLTSKKELGGAMGGAVDRLARSLSRKIRMPRTHSSPT; encoded by the coding sequence ATGGCACCCAAGTATGACGGCTTGTCCCACTGTAAGCTGGTCCTAGTGTTTGCTGTGTTGATGGACCTGCTGGGCGTGACCTTCCTGCTGCTGGGTGTCTTCGCTCAACTAGAGATCCAAGGTCAAGACTTTGGGGACCTGCTGGTGTACTCAGGAGCCCTGCTGGTGCTGTTTTCCCTGGGAGGCTGGGTCCTGTGGTACAGCGGCAACATCGAGGGTCTGACCTCCAAAAAAGAGCTCGGAGGGGCTATGGGTGGAGCTGTGGACAGACTTGCCCGCTCACTGAGCCGCAAGATACGGATGCCCAGGACTCACAGCAGCCCAACGTAG